The segment TTCCAGCGCCGAGAGGTAACGCCGCGCATCGGCAATCACCGTCTTCGGCAGGCCGGCCAGCGCGGCCACCTGCAAGCCGAAGCTGCGGTTGGCCGGGCCTTCCTTCACCGTGTGCATGAAGACCAGCTGGTCGCCGTATTCCACGGCGTCCAGGTGCACGTTGGCGATGGTGCGGTATTCGCCAGCGAGTTCGGTGAGCTCGAAATAATGCGTGGCGAACAGCGTGAAGGCGCAGCTCGTCGCCGCCAGGTGCACCGCCGCCGCACGGGCCAGCGACAGGCCGTCGTACGTGCTCGTGCCGCGGCCGACTTCGTCCATCAGCACCAGGCTGCACTCGGTCGCGTTGTGCAGGATATTCGCCGTCTCGCTCATCTCCACCATGAAGGTGGACTGCCCGCGCGACAGGTCGTCGCCCGCGCCGATGCGGGTGAAGATGCGATCGATCGGGCCGATCACCGCCGCCGATGCCGGCACGTAGCTGCCCACGTGGGCGAGCAGCACGATCAACGCGTTCTGGCGCATATAGGTGGATTTACCACCCATGTTCGGCCCGGTGATGACCAGCATGCGCCGGGTCTTCTCGAGCTTCAGGTCGTTCGGCTCGAAGGGCTCGTCGCGCACCTTCTCCACCACCGGGTGGCGGCCGCGTTCGATCTCGATACCCGGCACGTCGGTGAGCACCGGCTGCGCCCAGTCCAGCGTCTCGGCGCGTTCGGCCAGGTTGGCCAGGACGTCGAGATCGGCCATGGCCGAGGCGGCAATCTTCAAGGCCGGCAGCTGTTCGGTGAGCTTGTCGAGCAGCAACTCGTACAGCGCGCGCTCGCGCATCAGCGAGCGTTCCTTCGCCGACAGCACCTTGTCTTCGAACTGCTTCAGCTCTTCGGTGATGTAGCGCTCGGCGTTCTTCGTGGTCTGCCGGCGCGTGTAATGCGTCGGCGCCTTTTCGGCGTGCGCCTTGGTGATCTCGATGTAGTAGCCGTGCACGCGGTTGTAGCCGACCTTCAGGGTCGGGATGCCGCTGGCGGCCTTTTCGCGCTCTTCCATGTCGACCAGGAACTGGTCGGCGTTGGTGGAGAGGCGGCGCAGTTCGTCGAGGTCGTCGTCGTAGCCGTCGGCCAGCACGCCGCCATCGCGCAGCAGCACCGGCGGCTGCTCGATGATGGCGCGGGCGAGCAGGGCGGCGGTGTCGGCGTGGTCGCCGATGCGCTGCACCAGGTCGTGCAGCAGCGGGCTGTCGACGCCATTGATCTCTTCGCGCAGGCGCGGCGCGGCGGCCAGGCCATCGCGCAGGGTGGAGAGGTCACGCGGGCGCGCGGAGCGCAACGCCACGCGGGCCAGGATGCGCTCCAGGTCGCCGACGCCGCGCAGTTGTTCGCGCAGGCTGCCATGGCGGCGCGCATCGATGAGCGCACCGATCGCCTGGTGGCGACCGCGCAGCAGGGTGCGATCGCGCAGCGGACGGTTCAGCCAGCGGCGCAGCAGGCGGGCGCCCATGGGGGTGACGGTTTCATCGAGCACGCCGAGCAGCGTGTTGTCGACGTTGCCGCTCTGGTGCGTGTCGATTTCCAGGTTGCGGCGGGTGGCCGCGTCCATGGCGATCGTCTCGCTGGCGTTCTCCACGGCCATGCCGGTGAGGTGCGGCAGCGCGCTTTTCTGGGTTTCTTCCACGTAGCCGAGCAGGCAGCCCGCGGCGGCGACGGCCAGCGGGAGGCCATCCACGCCGAAGCCGCGCAGGTCGCGCGTCTTGAAGAAGCGGCACAGCTCGCGCGTGGCGGCATCGCCATCGAAGTGCCAGGGCTGGCGCTTGCGCACGCCGGGCAGGGTGG is part of the Luteibacter pinisoli genome and harbors:
- the mutS gene encoding DNA mismatch repair protein MutS; amino-acid sequence: MALAEDIGSAAGHTPFMRQYLGAKAEHPDILLFFRMGDFYELFYDDARKAARLLDITLTQRGQSAGAPIPMAGVPYHAVEGYLARLVKLGESVALCEQIGDPALSKGPVKREVVRIVTPGTVTDAALMEERRDNLLLSIAAGPKGYGMAWVDLSTGRFLLTETNSAEGLAAELARLQPAETLVSEDVAWPKLVTTLPGVRKRQPWHFDGDAATRELCRFFKTRDLRGFGVDGLPLAVAAAGCLLGYVEETQKSALPHLTGMAVENASETIAMDAATRRNLEIDTHQSGNVDNTLLGVLDETVTPMGARLLRRWLNRPLRDRTLLRGRHQAIGALIDARRHGSLREQLRGVGDLERILARVALRSARPRDLSTLRDGLAAAPRLREEINGVDSPLLHDLVQRIGDHADTAALLARAIIEQPPVLLRDGGVLADGYDDDLDELRRLSTNADQFLVDMEEREKAASGIPTLKVGYNRVHGYYIEITKAHAEKAPTHYTRRQTTKNAERYITEELKQFEDKVLSAKERSLMRERALYELLLDKLTEQLPALKIAASAMADLDVLANLAERAETLDWAQPVLTDVPGIEIERGRHPVVEKVRDEPFEPNDLKLEKTRRMLVITGPNMGGKSTYMRQNALIVLLAHVGSYVPASAAVIGPIDRIFTRIGAGDDLSRGQSTFMVEMSETANILHNATECSLVLMDEVGRGTSTYDGLSLARAAAVHLAATSCAFTLFATHYFELTELAGEYRTIANVHLDAVEYGDQLVFMHTVKEGPANRSFGLQVAALAGLPKTVIADARRYLSALEQGHEVTAAVAAPATPAPQMGLFAPPLPSPVEELLRSVDPDNLSPREALDQLYKLRKMLR